The sequence below is a genomic window from Campylobacter concisus.
TATATGAAAATTTAATAACTCGTATGCGTCTAGCATTAATAGAGTGTCAAAAGACGAATTTAGTTGAGAGACTGCTTGAATACGCGACATTTTGCACGGGCGTTTTATTTAGAGCTTATGATCATGCTAAACTTGCAAGTGAAGGCGAAAAGGCTGTTTTTGATATAAAAAATGGCGAAAATGGCGAATGTGTCGTTTATTGCGGGGATAAAAATTTAGGCATTGCTGGAATTTACCAAAGTGACGTAGCAAGAGTAGATGAGAAGTCAAAAGTGATCCTAGTAGAAGCTAGCTACGTAAAGCCAGATATTGTTTCAAAAGCTATTTTTGAAAATAAAAATTTACCAAAGGGTGATCAAATTTATCGCTCAAGTCGTGGTAGCGAGCCAAATTTAGCTTATGGAGCGGATTATTTATTTAAAAGACTTGCTAATTTTAAAGATGCTCTAAATCTCTTTGCTGGCTCACAGCAGTCGCTTTTAAACACCGAGCCTATAACACTAAGTATCTCTCTTTTTGAGCTTAAAAATATGATTGGTCAAGATATAGCTAGAAATGATGTCGTTAAAATTTTAAAGAAACTTGGCTTTGAGATCGCAGTAAATGTTGAGCAAGAAAGCTTTAACGTAAAAGTGCCGTTATTTCGCCATGATATCGTAAATTCGCATGATATCTGCGAGGAGATCGTAAGGATAATAGGTATAGATAATATCGCCTCAAAACCACTAAATTTCTCTGAGAAAAATAGGCTAAATAAGACATATTTTGACTATAAAAACGCCCTAAATTTAAGGCGTAGAGCAGCCGATAATGGCTTTTTTGAAAGCGTGCACTATGTCTTTGATAGTGAGGACGAGCTTAGTGAGCTAAATTTTAAACCATGCAAAGTTAAGATACTAAATCCTATAAACAACGAGTTAAACACGCTTAGACCGACACTTGTTAATCACCTTCTAAGTTCAAGCGAGAAAAATATTAAAAATTCTAAACGCTCAGTTAGACTTTTTGAGCTTGGAGAAATTTTTGATGAAAATGCAAATCAGGGCCTAAATTTAGGCTTTGTTGTGTCTGGACTTTTAAAAGAGCCGACTCTGATAAACGGTGCAAAGGGCGAGGAGGCAAATTTCTATGCTTTTGCTTTGATGGTGCAAAATGTCATAGGCAAATTTGAACTAAAACCTTGCCAGGGCATCTCA
It includes:
- the pheT gene encoding phenylalanine--tRNA ligase subunit beta — translated: MIISKHWLNEWIDLSDVSGETLSKTLNSIGLEVDSYKEINLPKSIVVGYIKSREKHPDADKLSVCQVDVGGETLQIVCGAKNVEAGQFVPVALIGTTMPNGLEIKKAKLRGVESSGMICSSSELGLPKVNDGILPLDESIGKLKLGTSLSEFEIFKDTIIEVDVTANRGDCQNLHGIAREICAALDLNMKDSHEDDESENLLGIGRIASVRAEDKVNGSFLYKAFELKEGLYENLITRMRLALIECQKTNLVERLLEYATFCTGVLFRAYDHAKLASEGEKAVFDIKNGENGECVVYCGDKNLGIAGIYQSDVARVDEKSKVILVEASYVKPDIVSKAIFENKNLPKGDQIYRSSRGSEPNLAYGADYLFKRLANFKDALNLFAGSQQSLLNTEPITLSISLFELKNMIGQDIARNDVVKILKKLGFEIAVNVEQESFNVKVPLFRHDIVNSHDICEEIVRIIGIDNIASKPLNFSEKNRLNKTYFDYKNALNLRRRAADNGFFESVHYVFDSEDELSELNFKPCKVKILNPINNELNTLRPTLVNHLLSSSEKNIKNSKRSVRLFELGEIFDENANQGLNLGFVVSGLLKEPTLINGAKGEEANFYAFALMVQNVIGKFELKPCQGISYLSPYEQAHIYQNGENIGYIGRVDARVEAKRDLPRTYVCEIDFTKLKFEPILAVPYSKFQSTTRDLSLIVPENFEAGRIYECIRGLNLKELKEFLPVDIYKDAKLNGLISLSLKFTFQDMEKTLEDDDINALMDKILSELKEKLNIGIR